One part of the Sesamum indicum cultivar Zhongzhi No. 13 linkage group LG14, S_indicum_v1.0, whole genome shotgun sequence genome encodes these proteins:
- the LOC105176995 gene encoding probable serine/threonine-protein kinase At1g54610, with product MGCVCGKAYAIDGDKESPGERLSNKGISDLRASRSVSSRREESYLAKDRLDNGGNEGRVVLIDKQVNGSARLRGENFERKREKAEYTSAVHHPGAGMVLRATEGEQVAAGWPPWLAAVAGEAIKGWVPRRADSFEKLDKIGQGTYSNVYRARDLDEGKIVALKKVRFDNMEPESVRFMAREIHILRRLNHPNVIKLEGLVTSRMSCSLYLVFEYMEHDLAGLASHPGLKFTEPQVKCYMKQLLRGLDHCHSCGILHRDIKGSNLLIDNNGILKIADFGLASFYDPHQSQPLTSRVVTLWYRPPELLLGATYYGTAVDLWSTGCILAELYAGKPIMPGRTEVEQLHKIFKLCGSPSEEYWRKSKLPHATIFKPQQPYKRRVAETFKDFPAPALALIEILLSIDPADRGSAALALKSEFFSTKPHPCEPSSLPKYPPSKEFDAKVRDEEARRQVAAGSKGQRNDLEKRGSRESRAVPAPDANAELISSMQKRQGQSNSKSRSEMFSSHPEDVASGFPIDPPRPSHSVEETSNDPQGSIHKRASHSGPLVNRAAWTKAGKGMEDAPKSLAVADLSAMSGLVAARRSMLSDEHREKSYSQQGVPKLISRFPGSFKEASNSMTRQDHQKNNGLQEDEKGNNNPVLVGRGSKGNKIHYSGPLLVPSGKVDQMLKDHDRQIQEAVRRARLDKERMRKMQVEGNQLSTNSLFVSGR from the exons ATGGGTTGTGTTTGTGGTAAGGCCTATGCCATTGATGGTGATAAGGAGAGTCCTGGGGAGAGGTTGTCTAATAAAGGAATATCCGATTTGCGGGCTTCCCGGTCTGTTTCTTCCAGGAGGGAGGAGAGTTACCTGGCAAAGGATCGGTTGGATAATGGTGGCAACGAGGGGCGGGTGGTCTTGATAGATAAGCAGGTCAATGGTTCAGCTAGGTTAAGGGGAGAGAATTTTGAGAGGAAAAGGGAGAAGGCTGAGTATACTTCTGCGGTGCACCATCCCGGGGCGGGCATGGTCCTGAGGGCAACTGAAGGGGAACAGGTTGCAGCTGGATGGCCGCCTTGGTTGGCTGCTGTGGCTGGTGAAGCTATCAAAGGATGGGTGCCAAGGAGGGCAGATTCTTTCGAAAAGTTGGATAAG atTGGTCAGGGTACTTACAGTAATGTTTATCGTGCCCGTGATCTTGATGAAGGGAAGATTGTTGCTTTAAAGAAAGTAAGGTTTGATAACATGGAGCCTGAAAGTGTACGTTTTATGGCAAGGGAAATTCATATTTTGCGGAGACTCAACCATCCAAATGTGATCAAATTGGAAGGTCTGGTTACATCACGGATGTCTTGCAGCTTGTATCTAGTTTTTGAGTACATGGAGCATGATTTGGCCGGACTTGCATCACACCCTGGTCTCAAGTTTACCGAACCTCAG GTTAAATGTTACATGAAACAACTTTTACGCGGGCTTGATCATTGTCATAGCTGTGGCATCCTTCATCGTGATATAAAAGGTTCCAACCTTCTGATTGACAATAATGGCATCCTGAAGATTGCAGACTTTGGTCTTGCTAGTTTCTATGATCCTCATCAGAGTCAACCACTGACCAGCCGTGTTGTGACCCTTTGGTATCGACCACCTGAACTTCTGCTTGGTGCAACATATTATGGAACTGCCGTGGATTTGTGGAGCACGGGTTGCATACTTGCTGAATTATATGCTGGCAAGCCTATTATGCCTGGTAGAACGGAG GTTGAACAgttgcataaaatatttaaactctGTGGATCACCATCAGAGGAGTACTGGAGAAAATCAAAGTTGCCTCATGCAACAATTTTCAAGCCCCAACAGCCTTACAAACGCCGAGTTGCGGAAACATTTAAAGATTTCCCTGCACCAGCATTAGCACTCATAGAGATCTTACTCTCTATAGATCCCGCAGATCGAGGATCCGCAGCCTTAGCTTTGAAGAGTGAG TTCTTCAGTACTAAACCGCATCCTTGTGAGCCGTCAAGTTTGCCAAAATATCCTCCCAGCAAAGAGTTTGATGCTAAAGTACGAGATGAAGAAGCAAGGAG ACAAGTGGCAGCGGGAAGCAAAGGTCAAAGGAATGACCTTGAAAAGAGAGGATCAAGAGAATCTCGTGCAGTTCCAGCACCTGATGCCAATGCTGAACTGATCTCATCTATGCAG AAAAGACAAGGTCAGTCCAACTCCAAGAGCCGGAGTGAGATGTTCAGTTCTCATCCTGAAGACGTGGCTTCTGGTTTTCCAATTGATCCACCTAGGCCCTCCCACTCTGTGGAAGAAACAAGTAATGATCCACAAGGAAGTATCCACAAACGGGCATCCCATTCAGGGCCTTTGGTTAATCGGGCTGCCTGGACAAAGGCTGGAAAGGGCATGGAAGATGCTCCAAAGAGTCTGGCTGTAGCTGACTTATCAGCCATGTCAGGCCTGGTAGCTGCTAGGAGGAGCATGTTGTCTGATGAGCATCGGGAGAAATCTTATTCTCAGCAGGGAGTTCCGAAGCTTATATCCCGGTTTCCAGGATCATTCAAAGAAGCTTCGAATTCAATGACGAGGCAAGACCACCAAAAGAATAACGGACTGCAAGAAgatgaaaaaggaaacaacAATCCTGTTCTT GTGGGTAGAGGGTCAAAGGGCAACAAAATTCACTACTCTGGACCGCTGTTAGTCCCTTCCGGGAAAGTGGACCAGATGTTGAAGGATCACGATCGCCAAATCCAAGAAGCCGTTAGACGGGCTCGATTGGACAAGGAGAGAATGCGGAAAATGCAGGTCGAAGGAAACCAGTTATCGACAAACTCATTATTTGTTTCTGGCCGATGA